One Gimesia aquarii DNA segment encodes these proteins:
- a CDS encoding sulfatase-like hydrolase/transferase has translation MYRSQLSKIGWTLLAGVLLSSYPASLKAVSDRPPNIVFLLIDDQGYYDLGCYGATEVKTPRIDAMAKEGTRFTDYYAAAPICSPSRAGLLTGCYPRRVGNEIWVHRADSRSGIHPNELTLAELFKNNGYATACIGKWHLGFHESFLPRNQGFDHYFGLLHNLDPVEIVYFKDKGGVPLIRNGKVVKRPADPAELTKLYTDEAIRFIEQNKKTPFFLYLPHTMLHNPLGVSKKFKGSSNWGEYGDAIQELDHNVGRIFDSLKQTGIDDNTIVIYASDNGRGPGRTPEQKIRGRKLSTYEGGIRVPAIAWGPGLGLQANAKSSEVVRAMDWYPTLATFAGILIPKDRVIDGRDISPLLKGKTRIVPPPGMKKSLNASVPLRRRWNPPLEWASLIRRNEYNDAFFYHGSQGTLAAVRWHQWKLYLNPSLELYDLEKDPGESKLVRNREITRKLRGMAVLFQEEMRLDARPAGEAPPQTNAESRTKISQTTLNSLNVKRGVTYARYGDRTLEMDVYRPKKAWGKLPAVVCIHGGGWAKGNRVNHEKVAQAIAARGYVAATISYRLSGEAPFPAAIHDCKAAVRFLRANAKEYGIDTANIGAIGLSAGGHLTALLATSAGVDELEGEGGNPNFSSTIQAAVPMGAQTDLQSQRTREISKAKDRGKIWRQFLNGAQEDKPETYRLASPLHHLDQGDPPCLFISGERDDPSTHADTFRQQMDQLGIRSDLTIIKDAPHPFLGKQIWFDKMLDVSDDFFTRHLKNQNPAPSAKR, from the coding sequence ATGTATCGGAGTCAATTAAGCAAGATAGGCTGGACGTTGTTGGCAGGAGTGCTTCTTTCTAGTTATCCCGCTTCATTGAAGGCCGTCTCCGATCGTCCCCCCAATATCGTCTTTCTCTTGATTGATGATCAAGGCTACTACGATCTGGGTTGTTATGGAGCGACCGAGGTGAAGACACCACGGATCGATGCAATGGCGAAGGAAGGAACGCGCTTTACAGACTACTATGCGGCGGCTCCCATTTGTAGTCCGTCACGCGCAGGATTGTTGACCGGCTGTTACCCGCGTCGGGTTGGCAACGAAATCTGGGTGCATCGAGCAGATTCACGCTCCGGTATCCACCCTAACGAATTGACGCTTGCTGAACTGTTTAAGAATAACGGCTACGCTACCGCCTGCATTGGTAAGTGGCACCTCGGTTTTCATGAATCGTTCCTGCCACGCAATCAGGGGTTTGACCACTACTTCGGATTGCTCCACAATCTGGACCCGGTTGAGATCGTCTATTTCAAGGACAAAGGAGGGGTGCCTCTGATCCGCAACGGCAAGGTTGTCAAACGTCCGGCCGATCCGGCGGAACTGACAAAGCTCTATACCGATGAAGCGATTCGCTTTATCGAACAGAACAAAAAGACTCCGTTCTTTCTCTATCTCCCACATACAATGCTCCACAATCCACTCGGAGTGAGCAAAAAATTCAAGGGCAGCTCAAACTGGGGAGAATATGGCGATGCCATTCAGGAACTCGACCACAATGTCGGCCGAATTTTTGACTCGCTGAAACAGACAGGCATCGATGACAACACGATCGTGATTTACGCCTCTGACAACGGCCGCGGGCCGGGACGCACACCCGAACAAAAAATTCGCGGGCGTAAACTTTCGACTTATGAAGGCGGGATTCGCGTGCCGGCAATCGCCTGGGGACCCGGACTGGGGTTACAGGCGAATGCAAAATCTTCCGAAGTCGTCCGCGCGATGGACTGGTATCCAACGCTTGCAACATTTGCGGGAATTCTCATCCCCAAAGATCGTGTCATAGATGGACGCGATATCAGCCCCTTGTTGAAAGGTAAGACTAGGATCGTTCCCCCTCCGGGAATGAAAAAATCACTTAACGCCTCGGTCCCGCTTCGGCGTCGTTGGAATCCGCCCCTCGAATGGGCGTCCCTGATCCGCCGCAACGAATATAACGACGCATTTTTTTATCACGGCAGCCAGGGGACACTGGCTGCTGTGCGCTGGCATCAATGGAAACTCTATTTGAATCCGAGTCTTGAGCTGTATGATCTGGAAAAAGACCCGGGAGAATCCAAGTTAGTCCGCAATCGTGAGATCACTCGCAAACTACGAGGTATGGCAGTTCTATTCCAGGAGGAAATGCGGCTTGACGCTCGTCCGGCGGGAGAGGCGCCACCGCAAACTAACGCCGAAAGCCGAACTAAAATTTCGCAGACAACGCTCAACAGTCTGAATGTGAAACGGGGTGTGACGTATGCACGCTATGGTGATCGCACATTGGAAATGGATGTGTATCGGCCCAAAAAAGCCTGGGGTAAGTTACCCGCCGTTGTGTGTATTCACGGTGGAGGTTGGGCGAAGGGTAATCGAGTCAATCACGAAAAGGTTGCGCAAGCGATCGCCGCGCGCGGATATGTTGCCGCCACGATTTCGTATCGGTTAAGTGGTGAAGCACCTTTTCCGGCCGCAATTCACGACTGCAAGGCGGCAGTCCGTTTTCTGCGGGCGAATGCTAAAGAGTATGGCATCGACACCGCGAACATCGGAGCGATCGGGCTTTCCGCTGGTGGCCATTTAACGGCGTTGCTCGCAACGTCGGCTGGGGTAGATGAGCTTGAGGGGGAAGGGGGAAACCCGAACTTCAGCAGTACAATTCAGGCAGCCGTGCCGATGGGTGCCCAGACGGATCTACAGTCCCAGCGAACGCGAGAAATTTCGAAAGCAAAAGATCGTGGCAAGATTTGGAGGCAGTTTCTCAACGGAGCACAAGAGGATAAACCGGAGACTTATCGTCTCGCCTCACCTCTGCACCACCTCGATCAAGGCGACCCGCCCTGCTTGTTCATTTCGGGCGAACGAGACGACCCCAGCACACATGCAGACACATTTCGACAACAAATGGATCAGTTAGGTATCCGTTCCGATCTCACTATCATTAAAGACGCCCCTCATCCGTTTCTTGGTAAACAAATCTGGTTTGATAAGATGCTTGATGTGTCTGATGACTTCTTCACCAGACATCTGAAGAATCAGAATCCGGCCCCTTCGGCCAAGCGTTAG
- a CDS encoding BlaI/MecI/CopY family transcriptional regulator: MSESDHKSSPVPLSKGQREIMEIVWDKSEVSVFEIRQILSEVRDVARNTVRTMVERMEDKGWLTHRVIGRTYFYSALVPREVSLGARVVEMVDKACGGHPERLMTALMDYRGLTKEEVQRIREILDQSQDKKTTKRRTQT, encoded by the coding sequence ATGTCAGAATCAGATCACAAGTCGAGTCCCGTTCCACTCTCGAAGGGACAGCGAGAAATCATGGAAATCGTGTGGGATAAAAGCGAAGTTTCTGTCTTTGAGATCCGTCAAATATTAAGTGAAGTGCGTGATGTGGCGCGGAATACCGTGCGGACAATGGTAGAACGCATGGAGGACAAAGGCTGGTTGACGCATCGGGTCATCGGCCGTACCTATTTTTATTCCGCTCTCGTACCGCGCGAAGTCAGTTTGGGTGCGCGTGTGGTCGAGATGGTTGATAAAGCCTGCGGCGGTCACCCCGAACGATTGATGACTGCGTTGATGGATTATCGCGGTTTGACCAAAGAAGAAGTGCAGCGTATTCGCGAAATATTGGATCAGTCACAAGACAAGAAAACTACCAAACGAAGGACACAGACATGA
- a CDS encoding M56 family metallopeptidase — translation MTDLWNEIVGVDTLVLLINVLVQSTVLVILALLAARLLRQRASVQHCLLISALLGLIMIPVLTVVFANQGIGVISVPFASKPATSMPPNANRQPVELPKVTAVPSLQKVVAVNEVNNEGNIESSSTKTPGMTALADPLNLDSKNQAWTHHSLTHFVANVFILIWFMGLCLTLFGIIRSVWKIRRIIRLACPLLLEDQSNIVAQVCRVLNIKSMPPIVCSPDVAGPMMTGIVRPQIILPTRIVAILSENELRNILLHEMAHLLRKDQFVVLLQELVAALYWLNPLVRILNRQLARAREEICDNYVLSTVDPVEYSKTLFRLGQMLPRPRLLSTSVGIFNTDWKLEDRITDLLDERRITMIRMQPNYAAAIVVSVFVLSIVIAGSSIGLAQGSTDPIATEKKESNERKVTSSVQRAIKLLSEHPATPTVQQEQLSLFAIDVATGKVTLVANEPHGNLTYIGSPCWSAQGRQILFDATPGKDWLKTRLIKIDITKSSTETSDLGAGSCPVFSPDGKQIAFLLNSNKVTGAKAGIWLMDSDGTNRRRLGGYGVPKWSPDGRQLLITSFSSPARVTLLDVETGKQSLIQIANHKIFSIPNWAGDGQTIVALLSTKNGHGIALIDVSQPEQAKVKQILWRIGDRLDLKVAYPIFSPTTDRCVFVGKTKAGMALYSVQPGSFDPPQRLESDNLGLDKKIASLTFSPDGRYVLFCSDRNAQAAPKVPIKLNNKNQPDNISKIELPQEVLTLDFSASTQTVDIIRNRGKDAVEQK, via the coding sequence ATGACTGACCTGTGGAACGAAATCGTTGGAGTTGACACATTGGTGCTTCTGATCAATGTGCTTGTGCAGAGTACGGTGTTGGTGATTCTGGCATTACTCGCTGCTCGTTTATTGCGACAAAGGGCCTCGGTTCAGCATTGCCTACTGATATCTGCACTCCTGGGTTTGATCATGATCCCTGTATTGACCGTTGTGTTCGCAAATCAAGGGATCGGAGTGATCTCAGTCCCATTCGCATCGAAACCAGCAACGAGCATGCCCCCCAATGCAAACAGGCAACCAGTTGAACTACCCAAAGTCACCGCAGTTCCATCCCTTCAAAAAGTAGTTGCTGTGAATGAAGTCAACAACGAAGGAAATATCGAATCCAGTTCCACTAAAACCCCTGGCATGACTGCCCTAGCAGATCCCCTTAACCTTGACAGTAAGAATCAGGCCTGGACTCACCACAGTCTGACCCATTTCGTAGCGAACGTATTTATTTTGATCTGGTTCATGGGTTTGTGTCTTACTTTATTTGGAATCATTCGAAGTGTCTGGAAGATACGACGTATCATCCGCCTTGCATGTCCCTTATTACTGGAAGACCAGAGCAACATTGTGGCACAGGTGTGTCGAGTCCTGAATATTAAGTCGATGCCCCCCATCGTTTGCTCTCCTGATGTCGCGGGGCCGATGATGACTGGAATCGTTCGACCGCAAATTATTCTGCCTACAAGAATCGTTGCGATTCTGAGTGAAAATGAATTGCGAAACATTTTGCTTCATGAAATGGCACATTTACTGCGCAAAGATCAATTCGTAGTTTTACTTCAGGAACTGGTCGCCGCGTTGTACTGGCTGAACCCACTTGTGCGGATACTTAACCGCCAATTAGCCCGTGCGAGAGAAGAGATCTGCGACAATTATGTTCTGTCCACTGTCGATCCTGTTGAATATTCAAAAACTCTGTTTCGCCTGGGACAAATGTTGCCTCGGCCCCGTTTATTGTCTACCTCGGTGGGCATTTTCAATACTGATTGGAAGCTGGAAGACCGCATTACCGATCTTCTTGATGAGAGGAGAATCACCATGATTCGCATGCAACCGAACTACGCTGCCGCCATCGTTGTTTCAGTATTTGTGCTCTCGATTGTCATTGCCGGCAGCAGCATCGGCTTGGCTCAAGGTAGCACAGACCCCATCGCAACAGAGAAGAAGGAATCAAATGAACGCAAAGTAACGAGTTCTGTTCAACGCGCGATCAAGTTGCTAAGCGAGCATCCAGCGACACCGACGGTCCAACAGGAACAGCTTTCCTTGTTTGCGATCGATGTCGCTACCGGCAAAGTAACGTTGGTGGCGAACGAACCGCACGGAAACTTAACCTATATCGGCTCGCCCTGCTGGTCCGCTCAAGGCCGGCAGATTTTGTTTGATGCAACACCTGGCAAAGACTGGCTCAAAACTCGGTTAATAAAGATTGACATCACCAAGTCATCCACAGAGACCTCGGATCTCGGCGCGGGTAGCTGCCCTGTCTTCTCACCCGATGGCAAACAGATTGCATTCCTTTTGAACAGTAATAAAGTAACGGGAGCCAAAGCAGGCATATGGCTGATGGACAGCGACGGTACTAACCGCCGCAGGCTGGGCGGTTATGGGGTTCCTAAATGGTCGCCCGACGGCCGCCAACTGTTAATTACCAGTTTCTCAAGCCCGGCGCGGGTGACGTTGCTGGATGTTGAAACCGGTAAACAAAGTTTAATTCAAATTGCCAATCACAAGATTTTCTCAATTCCGAATTGGGCAGGCGACGGGCAGACAATTGTGGCTTTGTTGTCTACGAAAAATGGTCATGGCATCGCGTTGATCGATGTCTCTCAACCAGAACAGGCCAAAGTCAAACAAATTCTCTGGCGGATTGGTGATCGACTCGATCTAAAGGTTGCTTATCCCATTTTTTCACCAACTACGGACCGTTGCGTCTTTGTGGGAAAAACCAAAGCGGGAATGGCACTCTACTCGGTTCAACCTGGATCGTTTGATCCACCCCAGCGATTGGAGTCTGACAATCTTGGTCTCGATAAAAAAATTGCCAGCCTCACCTTTTCGCCTGACGGCCGTTATGTATTGTTTTGCAGCGATCGAAATGCTCAGGCAGCCCCAAAAGTTCCGATCAAGTTAAACAATAAAAATCAACCGGACAACATCTCCAAAATAGAGCTTCCACAAGAAGTCCTCACTTTGGACTTCAGCGCAAGCACACAAACAGTAGACATTATTCGCAATCGTGGCAAAGATGCTGTAGAACAAAAATGA